One Punica granatum isolate Tunisia-2019 chromosome 3, ASM765513v2, whole genome shotgun sequence genomic window carries:
- the LOC116200957 gene encoding probable receptor-like protein kinase At1g80640, which produces MNVLGLSLPMWAARTSLLPAIMILVNARAEPAVFSISRPLLHSQVIPISQVSAEMEAQSPGVGGARVVHHQDLNSKILIALIVASTILAGILVALLLFWIYRHKNRKNTDKKRAMSTGLSRGLQLNPVTNKFDFSAVTDKKGSLAVFEYLMLEAATNNFHESNLLGEADGGRLYRACFNEKLHAVVKRLDAADAQDTERQFEVEVNWLGKIHHQNVISLLGCCIHGETRFLVYETMQNGSLESQLHGPTNGLALTWQVRMKIAVDVARGLEFLHERCNPPVVHRNLKSSSILLDANFNAKISDFGLATTSGTHNKSNVEIVGALGGLAPEYLLDGKLTDKSDVYYFGVILLELLMGRNPVEKITTAQNQSLVTWATPQLTDRSKLPNIVDPVIRDSMDLKHLYQVAAVAVLCIQPEPSYRPLITDVLHSLIPLVPIELGGSLRVSEPANPSLT; this is translated from the exons ATGAATGTCCTTGGGCTCTCCCTGCCCATGTGGGCAGCAAGGACCTCATTGCTCCCAGCCATTATGATTCTCGTCAATGCCAGGGCAGAGCCTGCTGTTTTCTCCATTTCCAGGCCTCTCCTTCATTCCCAGGTGATACCCATTTCCCAAGTCTCTGCAGAAATGGAAGCCCAATCTCCAG GGGTGGGCGGAGCGAGAGTAGTGCACCATCAGGATCTCAATAGCAAAATCCTAATAGCTCTCATTGTTGCTTCAACCATTCTCGCTGGAATCTTGGTTGCTCTTCTCCTCTTTTGGATCTACAGGCATAAGAACAGAAAGAACACTGACAAGAAAAGAGCCATGAGCACAG GTCTGTCAAGAGGGCTTCAGTTGAACCCGGTTACAAATAAGTTCGATTTCTCCGCTGTTACTGACAAAAAGGGCTCTCTTGCTGTTTTCGAGTATCTAATGCTGGAAGCTGCTACAAATAACTTCCACGAGAGCAATCTCTTGGGTGAAGCAGATGGGGGACGACTTTACAGGGCTTGTTTCAATGAAAAGTTACATGCTGTCGTAAAGAGATTAGATGCTGCTGATGCTCAGGACACTGAAAGACAATTCGAG GTTGAAGTGAACTGGTTGGGTAAAATCCACCATCAGAATGTAATCTCTCTTTTGGGTTGCTGCATTCATGGGGAGACGAGATTTCTCGTGTACGAAACAATGCAGAACGGTTCTTTGGAAAGTCAATTGCATG GGCCCACAAATGGTTTGGCTTTAACGTGGCAAGTCCGAATGAAAATCGCCGTTGATGTAGCTCG aGGATTGGAATTTCTTCACGAACGTTGCAATCCTCCAGTCGTGCACCGAAATCTCAAATCATCGAGCATTCTTCTTGATGCAAACTTCAATGCAAAG ATTTCCGACTTTGGGCTTGCTACAACCTCGGGTACTCATAATAAAAGCAACGTGGAGATTGTTGGAGCATTGGGTGGCCTAGCCCCGGAATACTTATTGGACG GGAAATTGACGGATAAAAGTGACGTGTATTATTTCGGAGTCATCCTTCTTGAGCTTCTGATGGGAAGAAACCCAGTGGAGAAAATCACAACAGCTCAAAACCAATCTCTAGTCACATGG GCGACCCCTCAGCTAACTGATCGGTCAAAGCTTCCCAATATTGTCGATCCTGTAATCAGAGACTCAATGGATCTGAAGCACTTATATCAG GTTGCTGCCGTTGCGGTTCTCTGTATTCAACCAGAGCCGAGTTACAGGCCATTGATAACTGATGTCCTTCACTCTCTCATACCCCTCGTTCCAATTGAGCTAGGAGGGTCTCTACGAGTATCAGAACCTGCAAACCCAAGTCTGACTTGA